From the genome of Miscanthus floridulus cultivar M001 chromosome 10, ASM1932011v1, whole genome shotgun sequence, one region includes:
- the LOC136487892 gene encoding uncharacterized protein, with amino-acid sequence MTNIRSQRIEAPACNQSGSSQLEVYLISLRNNYKIVAKGKLVTTDSTRSIGGTVLGKEFVGVYVETLENNVNGNNGDEMLPRPLFSIKTMKDAIGFLVAWPRSHVKKVKSSTQAGTALLDGNV; translated from the exons ATGACCAATATT AGATCTCAAAGAATTGAAGCTCCTGCTTGTAATCAATCAGGATCG AGCCAACTGGAAGTCTATCTTATTTCACTAAGAAACAATTATAAAATCGTGGCCAAAGGAAAGCTAGTGACTACTGATAGCACTCGAAGCATTGGTGGCACTGTGCTTGGAAAAGAATTTGTTGGGGTTTATGTTGAGACCCTTGAAAATAATGTCAATGGAAACAATGGAGATGAGATGTTACCTAGACCACTCTTTTCTATCAAAACTATGAAAGATgctattggctttcttgttgctTGGCCTCGTTCGCAT GTTAAAAAAGTTAAGAGTTCAACTCAAGCTGGTACAGCCTTG CTTGATGGAAACGTGTAA